A stretch of Cydia splendana chromosome 7, ilCydSple1.2, whole genome shotgun sequence DNA encodes these proteins:
- the LOC134792009 gene encoding uncharacterized protein LOC134792009 — protein MPRIKKASRNMTTVKNNRTYGLFHTICKIAFLSCGTNFWFEDMDFPAKLMKIYNAIAPVLEVIVALFIMSHCGAFWTQPNLTEKQSSDRMLLTCVNGLTYLVYVNILYYKREIRELVMTLVVRFYEVCNDGTIEKMMLRTTFRYLTALVLICSSAMFSYGLGSGIQALTTNATFTNMIPVWPDVEDRRMIAGAARIVHCIAWLFFLARIIAVYMLIITSTISNAHQFKHLCKYFEDLNDIFEGSGSQEEKERKYENAFKVGIKMHAITLWCTRQIQLTGGMAFSGQVIINVCSLGLLMIQMMSTERTLVAMMQIILMALLILIGTGLFLWNAGDITVEATLLPAAMFHSGWHNCTRQSSVRMRKLVTISIAQAQKPVIIKSFGFIELSYQSYVSIVKASYSVFSVMY, from the exons ATGCCACGTATCAAAAAGGCATCACGCAACATGACGACCGTAAAGAATAATCGCACGTATGGCCTTTTCCATACCATCTGCAAGATCGCATTTTTGAGCTGCGGTACCAACTTTTGGTTTGAGGACATGGATTTTCCtgcaaaattgatgaaaatctaTAACGCAATAGCTCCAGTCCTCGAAGTCATAGTAGCTTTGTTTATTATGTCTCATTGCGGTGCTTTTTGGACGCAGCCGAATTTAACTGAAAAGCAGAGCAGCGATCGAATGTTATTGACGTGTGTTAATGGCCTTACGTATTTGGTTTATGTcaacattttatattataagcGAGAGATCAGAGAGTTGGTGATGACACTTGTCGTGAGGTTTTACGAGGTTTGTAACGATGGAACCATCGAGAAAATGATGCTTAGAACAACGTTCCGGTATTTGACGGCGCTTGTTCTTATATGCAGCTCTGCGATGTTTTCTTATGGGCTTGGGAGTGGGATTCAGGCGCTTACAACAA ACGCGACTTTCACCAACATGATCCCTGTATGGCCAGACGTTGAAGACCGAAGAATGATCGCTGGAGCCGCTCGCATAGTCCACTGCATCGCCTGGTTGTTTTTCTTGGCCCGGATCATCGCCGTCTACATGTTAATTATCACCAGCACCATTAGTAACGCGCACCAGTTCAAGCATCTGTGCAAATATTTTGAAGACCTGAACGATATCTTTGAAGGCAGTGGCAGTCAGGAGGAAAAGGAGAGGAAAtatgaaaatgcttttaaagtTGGGATTAAAATGCATGCTATCACGCTATG GTGCACGCGGCAGATACAGCTAACTGGCGGCATGGCGTTCAGCGGTCAGGTCATCATCAACGTCTGCTCACTCGGCCTGCTCATGATTCAGATGATG TCCACAGAGCGGACGCTGGTCGCAATGATGCAGATCATCTTAATGGCGTTGTTAATCCTGATTGGCACTGGACTATTCTTATGGAACGCTGGAGACATCACCGTCGAG gCGACTCTCCTGCCAGCAGCCATGTTCCACTCGGGCTGGCACAACTGCACCAGACAGTCCTCGGTGCGTATGCGCAAGCTGGTCACCATCTCCATCGCGCAAGcacag aaacctGTCATCATCAAGAGTTTCGGATTCATAGAACTCTCTTATCAATCGTATGTATCG atcGTGAAGGCATCGTACTCCGTATTCTCAGTTATGTATTAA